The Gemmatimonadota bacterium genome has a segment encoding these proteins:
- the rocF gene encoding arginase, whose product MTTVRIIGVPMDLGASRRGVDMGPSAVRYTDVRERLEALGHTVEDAGNVPVPFREDAAKGAQRGARYLGAITDVCTDVATRVRSALDAGAFPLVLGGDHALAAGSIAGASAHLAAKNEHLGVLWIDAHGDLNTPASSRSGNVHGMPLAALLGHGDKAMTSIAGRTGAIRSSDLALVGQRDLDQSEQAHVRKWDLSVFSMRAIDERGARTVMEEAIAVAARSTAGIWVSFDLDVIDPDEAPGVGTPVPGGITYREAHLFMEMAADTGKLVGLDIVEVNPVLDERNRTAEIARELILSALGKRIL is encoded by the coding sequence ATGACTACTGTCCGCATCATCGGCGTCCCCATGGACCTCGGCGCCTCGCGCCGTGGCGTTGACATGGGCCCGTCCGCCGTCCGATACACTGATGTTCGTGAACGCCTCGAAGCCCTCGGCCATACCGTCGAGGACGCGGGGAACGTCCCCGTCCCGTTCCGCGAGGATGCCGCGAAGGGTGCCCAGCGTGGCGCGCGATACCTCGGCGCGATCACCGACGTCTGCACCGATGTCGCCACTCGCGTGCGTTCGGCCCTCGACGCGGGCGCATTCCCCCTCGTCCTCGGTGGCGACCATGCGTTGGCGGCGGGATCCATTGCCGGCGCCTCAGCGCATCTCGCCGCGAAGAACGAGCACCTTGGCGTTCTCTGGATCGATGCACATGGCGACCTGAACACGCCAGCCTCCTCGCGATCCGGCAACGTGCATGGGATGCCACTGGCCGCGCTGCTCGGCCACGGCGACAAGGCCATGACCAGCATTGCCGGACGCACCGGGGCGATCCGCTCATCGGACCTCGCGCTGGTGGGCCAGCGCGACCTGGACCAGTCGGAACAAGCCCACGTGCGCAAGTGGGACCTCTCCGTCTTCTCCATGCGGGCGATCGACGAGCGTGGCGCTCGCACCGTGATGGAAGAAGCCATCGCCGTCGCCGCGCGCTCCACGGCCGGGATCTGGGTGTCCTTCGACCTCGACGTGATCGATCCCGACGAGGCCCCGGGGGTCGGCACACCGGTCCCGGGTGGTATCACCTATCGCGAGGCGCATCTGTTCATGGAAATGGCGGCTGACACCGGCAAGCTCGTCGGTTTGGACATCGTTGAGGTGAACCCCGTCCTCGACGAACGCAACCGCACGGCAGAGATTGCCCGCGAACTCATCCTCAGTGCCCTCGGCAAGCGCATCCTGTGA
- a CDS encoding DUF4143 domain-containing protein, which produces MRIPAPALRRFWSMIAHYHAQTWNSSGLARALGVAHTTVQRYLDVLTEAFMVRQLPPWHANISKRQVRAPKVYLRDTGLLHTLIGAESRASLERHPKVGASWEGFALDVVLERLGARSGEAYFWATHGGAELDLLVVRGRTRVGVEFKRTTAPSVTPSMRTALADLGLERLYVIHGGAETLRFADRIMAVPLARAALDRDRQGTDATIRPVRCPSSFPTPPLAS; this is translated from the coding sequence TTGCGCATCCCTGCACCAGCGTTGCGGCGGTTCTGGTCGATGATTGCGCACTACCATGCACAGACGTGGAACAGCTCTGGGCTCGCGCGCGCCTTGGGGGTCGCGCACACCACGGTGCAGCGGTATCTCGATGTGCTGACCGAGGCGTTCATGGTGCGGCAGCTGCCTCCGTGGCACGCCAACATTTCCAAGCGACAGGTACGCGCCCCCAAGGTGTACCTGCGCGATACGGGGCTCTTGCATACGCTCATTGGGGCGGAGTCGCGCGCGTCACTGGAGCGGCACCCCAAGGTCGGCGCGTCGTGGGAGGGGTTCGCGCTGGATGTGGTGCTGGAGCGGCTTGGCGCTCGATCTGGCGAGGCGTACTTCTGGGCGACGCACGGGGGCGCCGAGCTTGACCTTTTGGTGGTACGAGGCCGGACGCGGGTCGGGGTCGAGTTCAAGCGAACCACGGCGCCGAGCGTGACGCCATCCATGCGAACGGCCCTGGCTGACCTGGGCCTCGAGAGGCTGTACGTGATTCATGGTGGGGCGGAGACGTTGCGCTTCGCCGATCGGATCATGGCTGTGCCGCTTGCGCGTGCGGCACTCGATCGCGATCGCCAAGGCACGGATGCCACGATCCGGCCTGTCCGTTGTCCCTCAAGTTTTCCCACGCCCCCGCTTGCGAGCTGA
- a CDS encoding amidohydrolase — MTSRRQFVTGLAALAALPRHRQGPDLLLWNGDILTMETASPSAQALAISRGRIVAIGSNSEMQALAGPTTRRVDLGGRVVIPGVIDAHNHPAGAGLSHLREVDCDLRSVGAIQSALRERARTTAPGEWILGFKYDDTKTAERRFLTVADLDAVSTQHPILIVHRGGHTAYVNSLAFAAAGITATTPDPVGGRYERDARGALTGRVAESGMNALSAKAARPYSRADRQAGVAEISKRLAAAGITSVTDAFGSTDDLRAYQDAQSAGHLHTRVYCHIGDVFLDAMISTGARTGMGDAWVKLGGVKFVSDGSISERTARLAEPYVGRPDDRGIMVNDADVLWPQFVKAHTNGWQLATHANGDVAIDMVCALYERLQREHPRPDPRFRFEHCTVLTPALIRRIKALGAIPTPFASYVYFHGEKMTEYGATRTERMFPMRWFLDAGIPAAMGSDYPPGPFEPMMALTSMLTRTDIRGTTWGASQRITFDEALRVLTVNGAYASYDEGVKGSLRVGKFADLAVLGRDPRRVPPSEIVHVPIERTMVDGRWVYET; from the coding sequence ATGACCTCGCGACGTCAATTCGTCACCGGGCTCGCTGCCCTCGCCGCCCTGCCGCGGCACCGACAAGGCCCGGACCTCCTGCTCTGGAACGGCGACATCCTTACGATGGAGACCGCGTCGCCGAGCGCCCAGGCCCTGGCGATCAGCCGCGGACGCATTGTCGCGATTGGTTCCAACTCGGAGATGCAGGCGCTGGCAGGCCCGACCACCCGCCGGGTCGACCTCGGGGGGCGCGTCGTGATCCCGGGGGTCATCGACGCCCATAATCATCCGGCCGGCGCGGGGCTGAGTCACCTGCGCGAGGTGGACTGCGACCTCCGCTCCGTCGGCGCCATTCAATCGGCATTGCGCGAGCGCGCACGCACGACCGCCCCCGGCGAGTGGATCCTCGGCTTCAAGTACGACGACACCAAGACCGCGGAACGGCGCTTCCTCACGGTGGCCGACCTGGATGCGGTGTCCACTCAACACCCCATCCTGATCGTCCATCGCGGGGGCCACACGGCGTATGTAAACTCACTCGCGTTCGCCGCCGCGGGGATCACGGCGACGACTCCGGATCCGGTTGGCGGTCGCTACGAGCGCGATGCGCGTGGGGCGCTCACGGGCCGCGTGGCCGAGAGCGGGATGAACGCGCTGAGCGCGAAAGCCGCCCGACCGTACTCGCGCGCCGATCGCCAGGCCGGGGTCGCGGAGATCAGCAAGCGACTTGCCGCCGCCGGGATCACCTCGGTCACGGACGCGTTCGGGAGCACCGACGACCTGCGCGCCTACCAGGACGCCCAGTCGGCCGGCCACCTCCACACACGGGTCTACTGCCACATCGGCGATGTCTTCCTCGACGCGATGATCTCGACCGGGGCGCGCACCGGGATGGGGGACGCATGGGTCAAGCTGGGTGGGGTGAAGTTCGTCTCCGACGGCTCCATCTCGGAACGCACCGCGCGCCTCGCCGAGCCGTATGTCGGTCGGCCGGATGACCGCGGGATCATGGTCAACGACGCTGACGTCCTCTGGCCGCAGTTCGTAAAGGCACACACCAACGGTTGGCAGCTGGCGACGCACGCCAATGGCGACGTGGCGATCGACATGGTGTGTGCGCTCTACGAGCGTCTCCAGCGTGAACACCCACGGCCCGACCCGCGGTTCCGGTTCGAGCACTGCACGGTGCTGACCCCCGCGCTGATCCGCCGCATCAAGGCGTTAGGTGCCATTCCCACGCCGTTTGCGAGCTACGTCTATTTTCACGGCGAGAAGATGACCGAATACGGGGCCACGCGCACCGAGCGCATGTTCCCCATGCGGTGGTTCCTCGATGCAGGAATCCCGGCGGCGATGGGGAGCGACTACCCGCCGGGTCCGTTCGAGCCGATGATGGCGCTGACCTCGATGCTCACGCGGACGGACATCCGCGGGACCACGTGGGGGGCGAGCCAGCGCATCACCTTCGATGAAGCGTTGCGCGTGCTCACGGTGAACGGCGCGTATGCCTCGTACGACGAAGGGGTGAAGGGGTCACTGCGGGTGGGCAAGTTCGCCGACCTCGCGGTGCTCGGCCGTGATCCGCGCCGCGTGCCGCCGTCGGAGATCGTGCACGTGCCGATCGAGCGGACGATGGTGGACGGGCGCTGGGTGTACGAGACGTAG
- a CDS encoding YaeQ family protein, whose translation MALTATISTFEISLNDSDRHVYESFTLKVARHPSETEDYLWTRVIAYCLEYAEGIAFSKGGLSDPEDPPVAVRDLTGTLRSWIEIGAPSAERLHKASKACSRVVLYTHKESRILLRGYEGATIHRADTIDVLAVPRELLDALTPHLDRRVTLTLSVAGGELYFDVGGTVIHGALERHRLPG comes from the coding sequence ATGGCCCTCACCGCGACGATTTCCACCTTCGAGATTTCGCTGAACGACTCGGATCGCCACGTCTACGAGTCGTTCACGCTCAAGGTCGCCCGGCATCCCTCGGAAACCGAAGATTACCTCTGGACGCGTGTCATCGCGTACTGCCTCGAGTATGCGGAAGGGATCGCCTTCTCGAAAGGCGGGCTCTCGGACCCCGAGGACCCACCCGTCGCGGTACGCGACCTCACGGGCACGTTGCGCTCCTGGATCGAGATCGGGGCGCCGAGCGCCGAGCGGTTGCACAAGGCGAGCAAGGCCTGCTCGCGTGTGGTGTTGTACACGCACAAGGAATCGCGCATCCTGCTGCGTGGCTACGAAGGTGCAACGATTCACCGCGCCGACACCATCGACGTCCTCGCCGTGCCGCGTGAGCTGCTCGACGCGCTCACCCCCCACCTCGATCGACGCGTCACGCTGACGCTCTCCGTGGCGGGGGGCGAGTTGTACTTCGACGTCGGCGGCACCGTGATTCACGGCGCGCTGGAACGGCATCGACTGCCCGGCTGA
- a CDS encoding ATP-binding protein yields MLLVPFQPLVDSCRPSSRLLVNACNCTALHDGRRVVLTGGPGAGKSAVLELIRLFFCGHVRLVRESASIVFGGGFPRNEGVHGRRAAQRAIFQVQRELESIQAHTNAAVVLCDRGTVDGSAYWLGEGDLWSSLGVSREEELARYHTVIHLRTPSEPAAYEHENPLRVETQVEARAIDARIAAAWAGHPRLFEVPASPDFLSKAARALELLRDVVPPCCRAGVQPFLWRASDGTPA; encoded by the coding sequence ATCCTCCTCGTGCCGTTCCAGCCGCTGGTAGATTCTTGCCGACCCTCATCAAGGCTCCTCGTGAACGCTTGCAATTGTACCGCGCTGCACGACGGTCGTCGCGTCGTGCTGACCGGCGGGCCCGGCGCAGGCAAGTCTGCCGTGCTCGAGCTGATCCGGCTTTTCTTCTGTGGTCACGTGCGCCTCGTGCGCGAGTCCGCGAGCATCGTGTTTGGCGGCGGCTTTCCCCGCAACGAGGGGGTGCACGGGCGACGCGCGGCTCAACGCGCGATCTTCCAGGTGCAGCGCGAGCTTGAATCCATCCAGGCCCACACCAACGCGGCGGTGGTGCTCTGTGATCGCGGCACGGTGGACGGGTCGGCGTACTGGCTGGGGGAAGGCGACCTCTGGTCTTCCCTCGGCGTGAGTCGCGAGGAGGAGCTGGCGCGGTATCACACCGTTATCCACCTGCGGACGCCATCCGAGCCGGCCGCTTACGAACACGAGAACCCATTGCGCGTGGAGACGCAGGTGGAAGCGCGGGCGATCGACGCGCGTATTGCCGCTGCGTGGGCGGGGCATCCCAGGCTGTTCGAGGTGCCGGCGTCGCCGGATTTCCTGTCCAAGGCGGCGCGGGCGCTCGAGCTCCTGCGGGATGTGGTGCCGCCCTGCTGTCGCGCGGGGGTGCAGCCGTTTCTCTGGCGCGCCTCGGACGGAACGCCGGCGTAG
- a CDS encoding FAD-binding protein yields the protein MTPRSRIADVDALHQALAALLGDRCSRSSSDREQHGRGETHLGAAPPDLVVYPESTEEVQGVARICTAHGAPMIPFGAGSSLEGHIAAVQGGVSLDMTRMHRILRTSVEDFDATVQAGVTRQQLMRALANSGATFFIDPGADATLGGMVSTGASGTTSVRYGTMRENVLGLTAVLADGRVIRTGSRARKSSAGYDLTRLFIGAEGTLGIVTEVTVRLHPVPDAIAAAACAFPSVDAAVDTVVALLQCGVPLARIELLDDLTVGAVNAFSGLGLPEQPMIFTELHAFSREALVEQLDMVQSIVGEHGGTVHATAATEEERARLWEARHRVYYAGLAMKPGARSWTTDVCVPITHLATCIREARADCAAHGVLAPLVGHVGDGNFHMLLLVDPADADGLARAKAVNDRLVQRAIDCGGTCTGEHGIGMGKIASLAKQHGDLLPLMRSIKAAFDPDNLMNPGKILEG from the coding sequence ATGACTCCACGCTCTCGCATCGCCGACGTCGACGCCCTGCACCAGGCACTCGCCGCCCTCCTCGGCGACCGCTGTTCACGCTCGTCCAGTGACCGCGAGCAACACGGTCGCGGCGAGACGCATCTCGGTGCGGCGCCACCGGACCTCGTCGTCTACCCGGAGTCTACCGAGGAAGTGCAAGGCGTCGCCCGGATCTGCACCGCCCACGGCGCACCGATGATCCCGTTTGGCGCAGGCAGTTCGCTCGAGGGGCACATCGCGGCCGTGCAAGGCGGCGTCTCGCTCGACATGACGCGCATGCATCGCATCCTGCGCACCAGCGTCGAGGATTTCGACGCGACCGTGCAGGCCGGCGTCACGCGGCAGCAGTTGATGCGCGCACTCGCCAACTCCGGGGCGACCTTCTTCATCGACCCCGGCGCCGACGCCACCCTGGGCGGCATGGTGAGCACGGGAGCATCCGGCACGACCTCGGTGCGCTACGGCACCATGCGGGAGAACGTTCTCGGTCTCACGGCCGTGCTCGCGGACGGGCGTGTCATTCGCACGGGGTCGCGAGCGCGCAAGTCGTCGGCCGGGTACGACCTCACGCGCTTGTTCATCGGCGCCGAGGGGACGTTAGGCATCGTCACGGAGGTCACGGTGCGCTTACACCCGGTGCCCGACGCCATCGCTGCCGCGGCTTGTGCCTTTCCCTCGGTGGACGCCGCCGTCGATACGGTGGTCGCATTGCTGCAGTGCGGCGTCCCGTTGGCGCGCATCGAATTGCTCGATGACCTCACGGTCGGTGCGGTGAACGCCTTCTCCGGGCTCGGCCTGCCGGAGCAGCCGATGATCTTCACGGAACTGCATGCGTTCAGCCGCGAGGCGCTGGTCGAGCAGCTGGATATGGTGCAGTCCATCGTGGGTGAGCATGGTGGCACCGTCCATGCGACCGCCGCCACCGAGGAAGAACGCGCGCGGCTCTGGGAGGCGCGACACAGGGTGTACTATGCCGGGTTGGCGATGAAGCCCGGCGCGCGATCGTGGACGACGGACGTGTGTGTGCCGATCACGCATCTGGCGACCTGCATTCGCGAGGCCCGCGCGGACTGTGCCGCGCACGGCGTGCTGGCGCCACTCGTCGGTCATGTCGGCGACGGCAACTTCCACATGTTGTTGCTGGTGGATCCGGCGGATGCCGACGGCCTCGCCCGAGCGAAGGCGGTGAATGACCGCCTTGTGCAACGCGCGATTGACTGCGGCGGCACGTGCACCGGCGAGCACGGGATCGGGATGGGCAAGATCGCATCGCTCGCGAAGCAGCACGGCGACCTCCTGCCGCTGATGCGGTCGATCAAGGCCGCGTTCGACCCCGACAACCTGATGAACCCCGGGAAGATCCTCGAGGGATAG
- a CDS encoding type II toxin-antitoxin system prevent-host-death family antitoxin: MKEPREKRGLVGALKARLGEYIRAARRGCPVVVCNRDAPVKRLIPYEARRDALRVRRPIRHLRDVAFGPPLRAVESLSHLLDERQPGR, encoded by the coding sequence ATGAAGGAACCACGAGAGAAGCGCGGCCTAGTTGGTGCCCTCAAGGCCCGCCTCGGCGAGTACATCCGCGCAGCGAGGCGGGGATGTCCGGTGGTGGTCTGCAATCGCGATGCCCCCGTCAAGCGGCTCATCCCCTACGAGGCGAGACGGGATGCCCTCAGGGTGCGGCGACCGATACGCCACTTGCGGGACGTCGCGTTTGGTCCGCCGTTGCGCGCGGTCGAGAGCCTGAGCCATCTGCTGGACGAGCGTCAGCCCGGCAGGTGA
- a CDS encoding CocE/NonD family hydrolase: MMALRCLRRLARVLPCAGVTVLSVPATTPLNAQARTFDAYIAGVHVAELRVAPTSYAIRKKGFASNRWGTLHAAPAAGVATDTAFLLWGSLRDVAGRIAGIERLGWSGHEVVAWPDRASLYERWRDLRPAGARTPTAARWHRRDASFPMDLVLDGRNRLVAAIDPFRDVVLVHRGDEGYTTVAEWRKPGLSPARHGYRALGKQMVPMPDGVRLATLVYLPSEDAPGPYPTILVRSPYGISGSINGFWHYAARGYAVVFQATRGTSYGDPENRSEGDLELMVHEPADGKATLDWIAQQPWSTGGVCMQGGSYLGYTQWTAAMSGHPALKCLIPEVSMGTAFADQPYVGGGLLVGMAYYAFWMNNRPLVPGRTWTEVLTHRPLIDLDTFGTGANIAAWDAQLLNASNNAYWQRQDWHRGGVRPDLATFQLSGWFDDDLPGTLSNWALMQRTGTAPQRLVLGPWKHGYNADRRLNGYSYGLGAVRDDLWLLKQQWYDAHLKGMPNASTSTRVEYFTLGENAWRTASAWPPREAELQRWYFHSDGQANRLFTSGRLAREAPVADEPVDRYTYDPADPVPNWMSFEQMQRWEDVQTFQWDMKDIEARHDVVTFTSAPLEQDLTIAGEILVELHASTDVKDTDWWVHVSDVDEAGKSQRLTLGGLRARFRELRDPQYRTGDGDFAREVLLSGNPADVVPYRIGIKGIANTFRRGHRIRIAIMNAMANYTFPNSNTGGDEARATTTIPGRMGIHHTRAYPSHVVLPVLPAAR; the protein is encoded by the coding sequence ATGATGGCTCTCCGATGTTTGCGCCGACTCGCGCGCGTGCTCCCGTGCGCCGGCGTCACGGTGCTGAGCGTTCCCGCCACCACACCCCTCAACGCGCAGGCGCGCACCTTCGACGCCTACATCGCCGGGGTGCATGTCGCCGAGCTGCGGGTGGCGCCCACCTCCTATGCCATCCGCAAGAAGGGCTTTGCCTCGAATCGTTGGGGGACGCTGCACGCCGCGCCCGCGGCCGGCGTAGCGACGGATACGGCATTCCTCCTCTGGGGTTCGTTGCGGGACGTCGCCGGCCGCATCGCCGGCATCGAGCGGCTCGGCTGGTCCGGGCACGAGGTCGTGGCGTGGCCGGATCGGGCGTCGCTGTACGAGCGATGGCGCGACCTGCGCCCGGCCGGCGCTCGCACGCCCACGGCCGCGCGCTGGCATCGCCGCGACGCGTCGTTCCCGATGGACCTCGTCCTCGACGGGCGCAACCGGCTCGTGGCAGCGATCGACCCCTTCCGCGATGTCGTCCTCGTGCATCGCGGCGACGAGGGATATACGACGGTCGCCGAGTGGCGCAAGCCGGGGCTGTCGCCTGCGCGGCATGGGTATCGCGCGTTAGGCAAGCAGATGGTGCCCATGCCCGACGGCGTGCGCCTGGCCACCCTCGTCTACCTGCCGTCCGAGGACGCCCCCGGCCCGTATCCGACGATCCTGGTCCGTTCGCCCTATGGCATCTCGGGATCGATCAACGGCTTCTGGCACTACGCGGCGCGCGGGTACGCGGTGGTCTTTCAGGCGACGCGCGGGACGAGCTACGGCGATCCGGAGAATCGCTCGGAGGGTGACCTCGAGTTGATGGTGCACGAACCCGCCGACGGCAAGGCAACACTCGACTGGATCGCGCAGCAACCGTGGAGCACCGGCGGGGTCTGCATGCAAGGCGGCTCGTACCTCGGCTACACGCAGTGGACCGCGGCGATGAGCGGGCATCCCGCGCTCAAGTGCCTGATCCCCGAGGTGTCGATGGGGACCGCCTTCGCCGACCAGCCGTATGTGGGTGGCGGGCTCCTCGTCGGCATGGCGTACTATGCCTTCTGGATGAACAACCGCCCCCTCGTCCCCGGACGCACCTGGACGGAGGTGCTCACCCATCGACCCCTCATCGACCTCGACACCTTCGGGACGGGGGCGAACATCGCGGCGTGGGATGCTCAACTGCTTAACGCATCCAACAACGCCTACTGGCAGCGCCAGGACTGGCACCGTGGCGGGGTGCGCCCCGACCTTGCGACCTTCCAGCTGAGCGGCTGGTTCGACGACGACCTGCCCGGCACCCTCAGCAACTGGGCGCTGATGCAGCGGACCGGCACCGCGCCCCAGCGCCTGGTCCTGGGTCCGTGGAAACACGGGTACAATGCGGATCGGCGGCTCAACGGCTACAGCTATGGGCTGGGCGCCGTGCGCGACGATCTCTGGCTCCTCAAGCAGCAGTGGTATGACGCACACCTTAAGGGAATGCCGAACGCGTCGACCTCAACGCGCGTCGAGTACTTCACGTTAGGCGAGAACGCGTGGCGTACCGCCTCCGCGTGGCCCCCGCGCGAGGCCGAGCTCCAGCGCTGGTACTTCCACTCCGACGGGCAGGCCAATCGGCTGTTCACCTCCGGGCGCCTCGCCCGCGAGGCGCCGGTCGCGGACGAGCCGGTGGATCGCTACACCTACGATCCGGCCGATCCGGTGCCCAACTGGATGAGCTTCGAGCAGATGCAGCGCTGGGAGGATGTGCAGACCTTCCAGTGGGATATGAAGGACATCGAGGCGCGGCACGACGTCGTCACCTTCACCAGCGCGCCGCTGGAGCAGGACCTCACCATCGCGGGCGAGATCCTTGTCGAGCTGCACGCGTCCACGGACGTGAAGGACACCGACTGGTGGGTGCACGTGTCCGACGTGGACGAAGCGGGAAAGTCGCAACGGCTCACCCTCGGCGGGCTGCGGGCGAGATTCCGTGAGCTGCGCGACCCGCAGTACCGCACCGGCGACGGGGACTTTGCGCGTGAGGTGTTGCTCTCCGGCAACCCGGCCGACGTGGTGCCGTATCGCATTGGGATCAAGGGGATCGCCAACACCTTTCGTCGCGGTCATCGCATCCGCATCGCGATCATGAATGCGATGGCGAACTACACCTTCCCCAACTCCAACACCGGCGGGGACGAGGCGCGGGCGACGACCACGATCCCGGGGCGCATGGGGATCCACCATACGCGTGCGTACCCGAGCCACGTCGTGCTCCCGGTGCTTCCAGCGGCGCGGTAG
- a CDS encoding beta-lactamase family protein, protein MRASVVLLLLSAAAQVAAQGPSPSARLDAVFAAQAGTDRPGCAVSVVDRGRVVVARGYGMSDLGSGLAIGPRSIFHVASVSKQFTAMSLVLLERAGRLSLEDDIRKFVPELPSYGSPITIRHLLNHTSGLRDQWNLLITAGWRLGDDLVSEQDVMDILPRQHGLNFAPGTDWLYSNSGFTLGAVIVKRVTGQSLREFADSALFRPLGMRDTHFHDDNHMIVPGRTRGYTRQVGAWMETVPNYSTVGATSLFTTVEDLARWHGQLAEGRVGGREAIAALTRRGVLVTGDTLQYALGIIVRPWRGVITWGHSGGDPGYNSYLLHLPTSGSGVAVLCNTSGVVNTTRLAEQTAEIYLADQLGPEPALAPRVSASAATAHAGLYWNDSLEVLGRLVTDSGFAGWRVGGGTTLLRDAGDRRWSIGAGAATLTPLTNETLRYRTGNGEASIYRRVPEGTPTPADLAALAGRYQSDELAVTWELRVVGDSLVLHRLKFPPTSLMPLFKDRFEASEGLGFVVQVVRDPRGRVSGITVGSGRVRRMLFARVTPPPTTRPPAARTVR, encoded by the coding sequence ATGCGCGCATCAGTTGTCCTGCTCCTCCTGAGCGCAGCCGCGCAGGTCGCGGCGCAGGGACCAAGCCCGTCGGCGCGCCTGGACGCCGTGTTCGCCGCACAAGCAGGCACCGACCGGCCGGGTTGCGCTGTCTCCGTCGTGGATCGTGGTCGCGTGGTCGTCGCGCGTGGGTACGGGATGTCGGACCTCGGCTCCGGTCTCGCGATCGGTCCGCGTTCGATCTTCCATGTCGCGTCGGTCTCCAAGCAGTTCACCGCGATGAGTCTCGTCCTGCTGGAGCGGGCGGGTCGCCTGTCGCTGGAGGATGACATCCGGAAGTTCGTGCCCGAGCTACCGTCGTATGGGTCGCCTATCACCATCCGCCACCTGCTCAACCACACGTCGGGGCTTCGCGACCAGTGGAACCTGTTGATCACCGCGGGCTGGCGACTCGGTGACGACCTGGTGAGCGAACAGGACGTGATGGACATCCTGCCACGTCAGCACGGGCTCAACTTTGCCCCGGGCACGGACTGGCTCTACAGCAACTCGGGGTTCACGCTCGGGGCGGTGATCGTGAAGCGTGTCACTGGGCAGTCCCTGCGTGAGTTCGCGGATTCCGCGCTCTTTCGGCCGCTGGGGATGCGCGACACGCACTTCCACGACGACAACCACATGATCGTGCCGGGGCGCACACGCGGATACACCCGGCAGGTGGGCGCGTGGATGGAAACCGTCCCGAACTATTCCACCGTCGGGGCCACGAGCCTCTTCACTACGGTGGAAGACCTGGCGCGCTGGCACGGGCAGCTGGCCGAAGGGCGCGTGGGCGGCCGCGAGGCGATCGCCGCGCTGACGCGACGAGGCGTCCTGGTCACCGGTGACACGCTGCAGTACGCGTTAGGCATCATCGTGCGACCCTGGCGCGGCGTGATAACCTGGGGACACAGTGGCGGAGATCCTGGCTACAACTCCTACCTGCTGCACCTCCCTACCTCGGGGTCGGGAGTTGCGGTGTTGTGCAACACCTCCGGCGTGGTCAACACGACGCGGCTCGCCGAACAAACGGCGGAGATCTACCTCGCCGACCAGCTGGGGCCTGAGCCCGCGCTCGCCCCCCGCGTCAGTGCGTCCGCGGCTACGGCACACGCGGGGCTGTATTGGAACGATTCCCTGGAAGTACTCGGCCGGCTCGTCACCGACTCGGGGTTTGCCGGCTGGCGCGTCGGCGGTGGTACCACACTGCTGCGCGATGCGGGTGACCGACGTTGGAGCATTGGCGCCGGCGCGGCGACGCTGACCCCACTGACCAACGAGACGCTGCGATATCGCACCGGGAACGGCGAGGCCTCCATATACCGCCGCGTACCGGAGGGAACGCCGACGCCCGCCGACCTCGCGGCACTGGCCGGGCGCTACCAGAGCGACGAGCTGGCGGTGACCTGGGAGCTGCGCGTTGTCGGCGATTCCCTGGTACTGCATCGCCTCAAGTTTCCACCGACGAGCCTGATGCCGCTCTTCAAGGATCGGTTTGAAGCGTCGGAAGGGCTGGGTTTCGTCGTGCAGGTCGTTCGCGACCCCCGCGGGCGCGTCTCGGGCATCACCGTGGGATCGGGGCGGGTCCGGCGGATGCTGTTCGCTCGCGTGACGCCCCCACCGACGACGCGCCCTCCAGCCGCCCGCACCGTTCGTTAG